TCGACCTCGGGGAGATCTACATTCACATCGGCGGGCGTCGCGTAAGTCGGGTCGTCGACGCGGATCGTTAGCTTGCCGTCGATCACGTTGGCTGCTTCGATGACACCCGACGAGTAAACACTCAAGTTAACGTACGCGAAGGTGGGGTCGTCGCCGACTCCGCAGTCGATTAGAACGATCACCTCGAGAGTCGCCGCCGAACGGTAGTAGTCGCTACGCCGCTGTCAAAGGAGTGTGTGCTGTTTCGCATTATGCAAGCGATGGATTGTAATCGTCTATCGAGATAGTCACAGGGTTTGACTGCAAATGTATGGCCACATACTGTTGGAGAGAGGGCTACTGCCCTTCAAATTCGGACAATTCGATTGATTCTGATAGTACCGGTACTGGGCAGGGACCCCCCACATTTCACGAGAGTTCCAGAGCGCGCTGTCAACAGGATACAACGCACCACCCCCCACTTTTCACGAGTGCTTGTGAGATTGTATTATGCATGGACTGTTCCCCCACCCCCCACATTTCACGAGAGTTCCAGAGCAATCGAGCGATCAGAGCGACTCAAGAGTTGTATTTGCAACCCCCTCCCCCCACTTTTCACGAGAGTTGGGCCCAAACTACCGACCAGAGAAACAATCTTTGACGTTCTCCTAGACCATCTCTCCGTAGAATAGAATGCTTTTGAGTGTACTGCGGATACTGTTTATACTATATCGACTTATAATTTCTGGCTAGAGTAGGTCTCCGTTCGGGGGATCCCCTTCAATCGTAGAGAAACACTCGTGAAATGTGGGGGGAGGGGGTTCAACATTAACCCAACACTCGTGAAACAGATGAAACTCGTGAACCAGTGGTTTTATGTTTTCTCCACTGACAGTGTCTCTCAATGGGTCTCGAACCGTTCACTCCTGATTCGACCATCTTTCAGGACGAAAATGTTCTTCGCGACGGGTATCAGCCCGATACGCTGATCGAACGGGATCGAGAACTCGAGGCGTTCCAATCCGCGCTTCGGCCTGTCGTCAACGGTGCGCAACCGAAGAACCTCTTTCTGTACGGGCAGACCGGGGTCGGGAAGACGCTCGCGACGAGCATGGTTCTCGATCGGCTTGCATCTGATCTCGAGCCTATGGTTGAGATCGACCTCGAGACGATTTTCTTGAACTGCAAGTCGCTCACCTCAAGTTATCAGGTTGCCGCCCATCTCGTCAACGAGTTTCGACCGCCGGACGAACAGATCAAGACGACCGGCTATCCGTCAGGTATGATCAACAAGATGCTCTGGTCGGAGATCAACGCACTCGACGCGACCCACTGTCTGATCGTGCTTGACGAAGTGGATTCGATCGGCAACGACGATGATATTCTCTATCAGGTCCCGCGGGCAAACGACAACGGCCATGTCGACGAGACACAGGTCGGCGTAATCGGTATCTCGAACGATTTTACGTTCCGTGATAACCTCTCGGCGCGGGTCAAAGACTCCCTCTGTGATGAGGAGATCCTGTTTTCGCCCTACGACGCAAACGAGTTGCGACGGATTCTCGAGCAACGCGCAGAACAGGCGTTCCACCCTGGCGTCCTTGAAGACGGTGTCGTCGGGTTGGCAGCTGCGTTCGCCGCCCAGAGTAGCGGCTCTGCACGGCAAGCACTCCGGCGACTCTACAAAGCCGGCGATCTCGCTCGTGACGAAGGGACGGACTCGGTAGTCGAACGCCATATTCGGGCCGCTGATGAGGCTGTCGAACGGGACAAAGTCCACGAGGAATTGGTCAGTGTGCCGGTCCAGTCGAAACTCACGCTGTACGCGCTCTTGACGCTCGAAGCCGAAGAGAAGCTCCCGGCGAAGCGGTCGGCCATCTACAAACGATATCGGGTCGCCGCTCAAAAGATTGGGGCGGACGTCCGGACCGATCGGACTGTCCACGATCGTCTCTCACAGTTGACGCTCAAGGGCTTCCTAGATGTCGAGGAGAAGAACAAAGGACCGAAAGGTGGCTCGTACTACGAATATCAGTTCAGTATCCGTACTGAGTTAGTGAGAGAAGCCCTGCAACGAGATTCGCGGATGGACGAACTATTCAACTAACGGAATGTGTCCCGAAAGGGAGCATGCACTCGGGCGGCCATCGAACGGTGCGACGACTGCCGCACGCTGGACCACCTCGAGTACCAGTACCACGGTGGGCAGCCGACGGCGGACAAAACCTTGGCAACGGACGACAATGACTGGTTCTCTGACGCCTTGTATGGTACCCTCGACTAACCGTGCGGTCGTTTCGACAACGCCTATTCATGAATCATCGCGGCGATTCGTCGTCAGGACGGGGACCGACGCAGTGCGGAGGACCCGTTCGGAGATACTGCCGAGGAGTCGCTCGTCCAGTCCCGTGCGACCGTGGGGTCCCATCACTACCAGATTGGTTCCCGTGGAGTCAGCGTACGCGAGGGCGAGATTGTCGCCGACTCGGTCACCGATACGCTCTGCAGTCGCGTTTTCGATGTCGCCGCGTTCGTACAGGCCAATTGGGATATCCGTTTCCCAGTAACCGCCGTTTCGTCGAGACGAGTACGGCCCTCTGTACTCGAACGCTCTCTGTCGACGTTGACGATCGGGTTGATCGTGTCCGGCGTGCCGAGTCCAGGCGTCCCGAGTTTCCGTTCCGAATTGGAGTCGATTATCGGCCGACCGCCTTGGTGTCGCCTGTTGTTCGGCGTTTCTTCCAACTGTCAATATCGTCGGCCCGATCAACGGACTCGACATCGGCAGTGTTGCCGAAACACAACCAGTCGCAGACGTGCATGTAGTCGCGGTCGCGCTCGAGGACGATTGCCTCAGCGTTATCCTTTGATCAGGCGAAGAGCGATTCGTGGTTGTGGTCGAACTCATCGTCCTCGACGCCCAGTTCGCACATTTCGAACTCGGATTCGAACGTCTCGCGGGCCTCCGTGCGCGACATCGCTTCGACGAGGATGTGGTACTCAAGTCCGGTCTCCATAGCCGTGATGATCCACTGCTTGGGTTCGCCGGGCTCGAATCCAGGGAGTGCGCCTTGCTTGGACTCGGCTTCAAACATTCTGGACCGCCTCCATCTGTTGTTCCTGGTCGCTTCTTGACCTATTTCAATGGGACTCCCACACCCCGACTGTCGAGTGTGAACCGCCTCGGGGTCAAGCCCCGAGGCTTCCCGTGGTTTAATCGGAAACTCCCATCCGACTATCGGCCTGATAGCCTCGAACAGTCGGGTGGGTCACGGTCGGGGCGTCCACGGCCCCCGATGCCTGCCGTCGCACCTTCCGAACAACAGGAAGGCTGTTGAGAGCAGGCACATTCCAATCGAGTTTCTTCACGCCTTTCACGGCGATATTCACGCTTGCACCACGGTCGCTGTGGTCTTGATGTTCACATGACCGACACTTGAACCGCTTCTTGTGACGGTTCGCTCGCTCCGTATGACCGCACATCGGACACTGCTGACTCGTGTACTCGGGGTTAATCCACGCGGTCGGAATCCCCTCGAACGACGCCTTGTACGACGTATAGAACTGAAGGGCGCGGAACGGGAGATGGTGCAAGCGCCGGTTCATCCGCGTGCCGTAGTCAATACTATCGCGCATCTCTTTGAGGTCTTCAAAGACGATACACGGCTTCTCGAACTGACGACTCCACTCCACGATGTGCCGAGACACCTTGTGGAGTCGGTCGCGGACAAACCGTTCCTCACGCCCTTCCAACGTATCGTGGATGCTGTCCTTCCTCGCGTTCTGAACGCGCTTCCGCATCGTGAAGTAGCGGTGACGCTCGAACTTGATTTCGGGGAAGTCGATGACCAACGTGTCCTTGACGCCATCCTCGGAGAGAGCGGCGAGAGCCACGTTGTCCTCGTTCACGTCCACACCGACGACCGTCCGCGAGTCCTGCTTGTCTCGGACAGTCTGCTCAGTGTTGGTGACGTTGACGTGCAACTCTGCGGTGTCGTCGTGGAACAGGGCTTCTGCCGTCCCAATCTTCCACTCGTCACTCGTGAGCGCAGTCTTGAGAATGTCGAGGTGGGCGTCACTCCCTTTGAGGACCCCCTTGACATGCTTGTACGGCTTCGCGCTGATGCGGAACGCAACGCCGCCGTCGTCGGTGAGCGACAAGTTGTACCCCTCCTCATAGTTCGCACGAAGCGGGTACGCACCATCTCTAGTGTGACTCGGGAGGCCGAAGTCGTCGTACTCGTAGTAGTTCTCCATCGCACTGAGTGCCTTCGCAACGACGCGCTGAGTCGTGTTCTTTACGAGGTTGGCGTCGTCGGCCACTCGGTCGGGGATCGCGTCCCAGTCCACACCTTCTTTGGCGAGTCGGATGGTTTCGTTGTACACCGAGCGGGCTTCGAGTGTGGCATCGTACAGCAGGCTCTCGTTGTCACTCTGGATGTCGAGTTGGAAGTCCAGCGTCTTGGTGAGAGCCTGTTTCGTGGTCATTCTTCGTCTTGTTCAGTGGATTCTGAGATTCGGACAACTTTCACGTCTGCTCCACGCCAGCGTTTGGGGACGGTGACGTGGGCGCTGTTCCCGAACGGTTTGACCTCGCCGTCGAGAACTTCCTCGCCGTCGATTTCAAAACGGTTCGCCATACCCCCTGTATATCCTTTGGATATACTTAACTGTGTCGGTGGCGTATCCTCAATATGGGTGAGAAGCGGTCGAACCACACGGTATACAACGTCAACTATCACTTCGTGTGGTACCCCAAGTACCGTCACGCAATACTCGAATCAATCTAAGATTCGCTGGAATCGAGTTTCCGAGATGTGTGCGACGAGTACGACTACGAGATATTGTCTCTCCACATCTCGTCTGACCACGTACACTTGTTCCTCTCCGCCCACTCGAAGCACGCTCCGAGCGAGATTGTTCGGACAGTCAAGAGCATCACAGCACGGGAGATATGGGAACAACACGAACCATATTTGGAGGTGTATCTGTGGGGTGGTGGGTTCTGGGAATAGTCGTACTACATTGGAACGGCAGGGCAGCAATCAAGCGAGACGATTGAACGGTATATCGAACGAACAGAACACGTTTGAGTATCGGCTTTACCCTCGGGGTCAAGCCCCGAGGCACTCGCCTTGCTCATCTGTAGAAATAGGAAGCCTCGGGGTCGTTCAAGAGAGCAAAGCTCTCTCGTGATGACGAGAACTTCGATTCTTGAACCACTTAACCCGAAGCAGTTCACTTGTGATTCAAATAGCCAATGGATCAGATAACATTCTCGGTGTTCTTATATACTGACAGAACGACGATCAGACATGTACGATTTAACCGCCTTTCAGCGTGATTTGCTATATACGATCGCAGGTCAAGA
The genomic region above belongs to Natronorubrum tibetense GA33 and contains:
- a CDS encoding Cdc6/Cdc18 family protein, with amino-acid sequence MGLEPFTPDSTIFQDENVLRDGYQPDTLIERDRELEAFQSALRPVVNGAQPKNLFLYGQTGVGKTLATSMVLDRLASDLEPMVEIDLETIFLNCKSLTSSYQVAAHLVNEFRPPDEQIKTTGYPSGMINKMLWSEINALDATHCLIVLDEVDSIGNDDDILYQVPRANDNGHVDETQVGVIGISNDFTFRDNLSARVKDSLCDEEILFSPYDANELRRILEQRAEQAFHPGVLEDGVVGLAAAFAAQSSGSARQALRRLYKAGDLARDEGTDSVVERHIRAADEAVERDKVHEELVSVPVQSKLTLYALLTLEAEEKLPAKRSAIYKRYRVAAQKIGADVRTDRTVHDRLSQLTLKGFLDVEEKNKGPKGGSYYEYQFSIRTELVREALQRDSRMDELFN
- a CDS encoding universal stress protein, producing the protein MSSTTTTNRSSPDQRITLRQSSSSATATTCTSATGCVSATLPMSSPLIGPTILTVGRNAEQQATPRRSADNRLQFGTETRDAWTRHAGHDQPDRQRRQRAFEYRGPYSSRRNGGYWETDIPIGLYERGDIENATAERIGDRVGDNLALAYADSTGTNLVVMGPHGRTGLDERLLGSISERVLRTASVPVLTTNRRDDS
- a CDS encoding RNA-guided endonuclease TnpB family protein, coding for MTTKQALTKTLDFQLDIQSDNESLLYDATLEARSVYNETIRLAKEGVDWDAIPDRVADDANLVKNTTQRVVAKALSAMENYYEYDDFGLPSHTRDGAYPLRANYEEGYNLSLTDDGGVAFRISAKPYKHVKGVLKGSDAHLDILKTALTSDEWKIGTAEALFHDDTAELHVNVTNTEQTVRDKQDSRTVVGVDVNEDNVALAALSEDGVKDTLVIDFPEIKFERHRYFTMRKRVQNARKDSIHDTLEGREERFVRDRLHKVSRHIVEWSRQFEKPCIVFEDLKEMRDSIDYGTRMNRRLHHLPFRALQFYTSYKASFEGIPTAWINPEYTSQQCPMCGHTERANRHKKRFKCRSCEHQDHSDRGASVNIAVKGVKKLDWNVPALNSLPVVRKVRRQASGAVDAPTVTHPTVRGYQADSRMGVSD
- a CDS encoding DUF2080 family transposase-associated protein, yielding MANRFEIDGEEVLDGEVKPFGNSAHVTVPKRWRGADVKVVRISESTEQDEE